One window of Papaver somniferum cultivar HN1 chromosome 9, ASM357369v1, whole genome shotgun sequence genomic DNA carries:
- the LOC113310418 gene encoding uncharacterized protein LOC113310418 isoform X2 — protein MATSEELSADHQRNDEISLPPLSPRASAPWLVYQHGKNRKFQTFYNISDNPFNKSYNKFIPELSGKKFWQKNSHQGWLIGFSIYSRDPKFKYRKLFLWNPASLETIRLPMEPSDLVRHGRGYGIKDCVLSSPPQISKTSTGSSSSGKNVDFDSMVYILYVNGENLDVLVYCHPGEKKWRKHQFLGGHRRDHLTSMFFFKGKLFIMCSNYGYIEVAIQHGSDIEDAETLSVSDATGFNYNFLRELVVPGLERHRQLYYIESFGEVFQICRFYFPRGTYENCVTSILVAKLDFSSMTWEEVKSMDDYVFFLSENTQLSCLASELGLSKGYVYYTAHDEEISLYKYDLEDNSILLPLPCANLSAPCYAPEWLMISATPRFNHSVRTTDHVLGKDEHIHKVIRVTENRTVDKDGENKKQDVKEARPWIMLSDDHMVWLISNYLHPLDYVHLRGVSKKYRTMLDLRRSSSTRTVQTTDLSPWLVFPKHQAVYNYINPMHNKENYLMNIPNLLKGFRIRFSKGGWLLLSKGKTLFFYNPFTRSTVKLPVLPDSYHHYAFTGISFSSLPTSSDCVVFGIGKEFDCDWIEILSIQRGDQSWTHNVYNNVYLHPGREPVYFQLTFNNPVFFCGVFYSLDINGILGVFKFGSGISWEVLAMVAPPNCEFIYKSFLVECDGKLMSVLLGHLGKWVRIFRLNETDMIWVEVKHLGQHMLCISNTSCVSAMAPTSRMENKIYFPRLHNEGILYYSLDTEFNYFGKYLHRVLVTSLTTVLMEIEHEGLGG, from the exons atGGCAACATCAGAAGAGTTATCAGCTGATCATCAGAGAAATGAtgaaatcagtctcccaccattATCACCGAGAGCATCAGCACCTTGGCTTGTCTACCAACATGGAAAAAATCGTAAGTTCCAAACTTTCTATAACATTTCTGATAATCCTTTTAACAAATCTTACAACAAATTTATACCAGAATTGAGTGGAAAAAAATTCTGGCAAAAAAATTCTCATCAAGGATGGTTAATTGGTTTTAGTATTTATAGCAGAGACCCAAAATTCAAGTATAGAAAATTGTTTCTATGGAATCCTGCTTCACTGGAGACCATACGCTTACCTATGGAACCATCAGATCTAGTTCGGCATGGTCGTGGTTATGGTATCAAAGATTGTGTTTTGTCTTCACCTCCTCAGATCAGTAAAACTAGTACTGGTAGTAGTAGCAGtggtaaaaatgttgattttgattCAATGGTTTATATCCTTTATGTTAATGGAGAAAATCTAGATGTTCTTGTTTATTGTCACCCTGgtgaaaaaaaatggagaaaacaTCAATTTCTTGGTGGGCATCGTCGAGATCATCTTACATCAATGTTCTTTTTTAAGGGCAAGTTATTTATAATGTGTTCGAATTATGGTTACATCGAGGTAGCAATACAACATGGTTCTGACATTGAGGATGCCGAAACTCTCAGTGTCAGTGATGCAACTGGTTTCAATTACAATTTCCTACGTGAATTGGTAGTACCAGGTTTGGAGCGGCATCGTCAATTGTATTATATTGAATCTTTTGGTGAAGTTTTTCAAATTTGTAGATTTTACTTTCCAAGAGGTACTTATGAAAACTGTGTAACCAGCATACTAGTAGCGAAATTGGATTTCTCTTCAATGACTTGGGAGGAAGTTAAAAGCATGGATGACTATGTATTCTTTTTGAGTGAGAATACACAACTGTCTTGCTTGGCCTCAGAATTGGGTTTGTCAAAGGGTTATGTGTATTATACAGCACATGACGAAGAAATCAGCTTGTACAAATATGACTTGGAAGATAATAGTATTTTACTTCCTTTACCATGTGCCAATCTATCAGCACCATGCTACGCGCCTGAGTGGTTGATGATTTCTGCAACTCCAAG GTTCAATCACAGTGTAAGGACAACAGACCATGTGTTGGGGAAGGACGAACACATACATAAAGTTATTAGGGTAACTGAAAACAGAACAGTTGATAAGGATGGTGAGAACAAGAAACAGGATGTTAAAGAAGCAAGACCATGGATCATGCTTAGCGATGACCATATGGTGTGGTTGATATCTAATTATCTGCATCCGTTGGATTACGTTCATTTACGTGGAGTCAGTAAAAAATATCGGACGATGTTAGATTTGAGAAGATCCTCATCTACTAGGACAGTGCAAACCACAGATTTATCCCCATGGCTGGTTTTTCCTAAGCATCAAGCCGTCTACAATTACATAAATCCAATGCATAATAAAGAGAACTACCTCATGAACATTCCCAATCTGTTAAAAGGTTTCAGAATTCGCTTTTCAAAAGGTGGGTGGTTGCTgttgtcaaaaggaaaaactttGTTCTTCTACAATCCCTTCACGAGATCTACCGTCAAACTTCCAGTCTTGCCAGATTCGTACCATCATTATGCTTTCACAGGTATCTCATTCTCGTCCTTGCCTACTTCTTCAGATTGCGTAGTCTTTGGCATTGGTAAAGAATTTGATTGTGATTGGATTGAAATCCTTTCTATCCAACGGGGAGATCAATCTTGGACACATAATGTCTATAATAACGTTTATTTACATCCCGGAAGGGAACCTGTGTATTTCCAGCTAACTTTTAACAATCCAGTTTTCTTCTGTGGAGTTTTCTATTCCTTAGACATCAACGGAATTTTGGGGGTATTTAAATTTGGGTCTGGCATAAGTTGGGAAGTCCTAGCCATGGTAGCCCCGCCAAATTGCGAGTTTATATACAAGAGTTTCTTGGTGGAGTGTGACGGAAAACTTATGTCTGTATTGTTAGGCCATTTAGGAAAATGGGTTCGTATtttcagattgaatgaaactgacaTGATCTGGGTTGAAGTCAAGCATCTGGGACAGCATATGTTGTGTATTAGCAATACATCTTGTGTCTCAGCAATGGCTCCGACTAGTCGCATGGAGAACAAAATCTACTTTCCGAGGTTGCATAATGAAGGGATTTTGTATTACTCTCTTGATACAG AATTCAACTACTTTGGGAAATATTTGCACCGCGTTCTTGTTACTTCTCTAACTACGGTACTAATGGAAATTGAACATGAAGGCCTGGGAGGATGA
- the LOC113310418 gene encoding uncharacterized protein LOC113310418 isoform X3 codes for MATSEELSADHQRNDEISLPPLSPRASAPWLVYQHGKNRKFQTFYNISDNPFNKSYNKFIPELSGKKFWQKNSHQGWLIGFSIYSRDPKFKYRKLFLWNPASLETIRLPMEPSDLVRHGRGYGIKDCVLSSPPQISKTSTGSSSSGKNVDFDSMVYILYVNGENLDVLVYCHPGEKKWRKHQFLGGHRRDHLTSMFFFKGKLFIMCSNYGYIEVAIQHGSDIEDAETLSVSDATGFNYNFLRELVVPGLERHRQLYYIESFGEVFQICRFYFPRGTYENCVTSILVAKLDFSSMTWEEVKSMDDYVFFLSENTQLSCLASELGLSKGYVYYTAHDEEISLYKYDLEDNSILLPLPCANLSAPCYAPEWLMISATPRFNHSVRTTDHVLGKDEHIHKVIRVTENRTVDKDGENKKQDVKEARPWIMLSDDHMVWLISNYLHPLDYVHLRGVSKKYRTMLDLRRSSSTRTVQTTDLSPWLVFPKHQAVYNYINPMHNKENYLMNIPNLLKGFRIRFSKGGWLLLSKGKTLFFYNPFTRSTVKLPVLPDSYHHYAFTGISFSSLPTSSDCVVFGIGKEFDCDWIEILSIQRGDQSWTHNVYNNVYLHPGREPVYFQLTFNNPVFFCGVFYSLDINGILGVFKFGSGISWEVLAMVAPPNCEFIYKSFLVECDGKLMSVLLGHLGKWVRIFRLNETDMIWVEVKHLGQHMLCISNTSCVSAMAPTSRMENKIYFPRLHNEGILYYSLDTGLGG; via the exons atGGCAACATCAGAAGAGTTATCAGCTGATCATCAGAGAAATGAtgaaatcagtctcccaccattATCACCGAGAGCATCAGCACCTTGGCTTGTCTACCAACATGGAAAAAATCGTAAGTTCCAAACTTTCTATAACATTTCTGATAATCCTTTTAACAAATCTTACAACAAATTTATACCAGAATTGAGTGGAAAAAAATTCTGGCAAAAAAATTCTCATCAAGGATGGTTAATTGGTTTTAGTATTTATAGCAGAGACCCAAAATTCAAGTATAGAAAATTGTTTCTATGGAATCCTGCTTCACTGGAGACCATACGCTTACCTATGGAACCATCAGATCTAGTTCGGCATGGTCGTGGTTATGGTATCAAAGATTGTGTTTTGTCTTCACCTCCTCAGATCAGTAAAACTAGTACTGGTAGTAGTAGCAGtggtaaaaatgttgattttgattCAATGGTTTATATCCTTTATGTTAATGGAGAAAATCTAGATGTTCTTGTTTATTGTCACCCTGgtgaaaaaaaatggagaaaacaTCAATTTCTTGGTGGGCATCGTCGAGATCATCTTACATCAATGTTCTTTTTTAAGGGCAAGTTATTTATAATGTGTTCGAATTATGGTTACATCGAGGTAGCAATACAACATGGTTCTGACATTGAGGATGCCGAAACTCTCAGTGTCAGTGATGCAACTGGTTTCAATTACAATTTCCTACGTGAATTGGTAGTACCAGGTTTGGAGCGGCATCGTCAATTGTATTATATTGAATCTTTTGGTGAAGTTTTTCAAATTTGTAGATTTTACTTTCCAAGAGGTACTTATGAAAACTGTGTAACCAGCATACTAGTAGCGAAATTGGATTTCTCTTCAATGACTTGGGAGGAAGTTAAAAGCATGGATGACTATGTATTCTTTTTGAGTGAGAATACACAACTGTCTTGCTTGGCCTCAGAATTGGGTTTGTCAAAGGGTTATGTGTATTATACAGCACATGACGAAGAAATCAGCTTGTACAAATATGACTTGGAAGATAATAGTATTTTACTTCCTTTACCATGTGCCAATCTATCAGCACCATGCTACGCGCCTGAGTGGTTGATGATTTCTGCAACTCCAAG GTTCAATCACAGTGTAAGGACAACAGACCATGTGTTGGGGAAGGACGAACACATACATAAAGTTATTAGGGTAACTGAAAACAGAACAGTTGATAAGGATGGTGAGAACAAGAAACAGGATGTTAAAGAAGCAAGACCATGGATCATGCTTAGCGATGACCATATGGTGTGGTTGATATCTAATTATCTGCATCCGTTGGATTACGTTCATTTACGTGGAGTCAGTAAAAAATATCGGACGATGTTAGATTTGAGAAGATCCTCATCTACTAGGACAGTGCAAACCACAGATTTATCCCCATGGCTGGTTTTTCCTAAGCATCAAGCCGTCTACAATTACATAAATCCAATGCATAATAAAGAGAACTACCTCATGAACATTCCCAATCTGTTAAAAGGTTTCAGAATTCGCTTTTCAAAAGGTGGGTGGTTGCTgttgtcaaaaggaaaaactttGTTCTTCTACAATCCCTTCACGAGATCTACCGTCAAACTTCCAGTCTTGCCAGATTCGTACCATCATTATGCTTTCACAGGTATCTCATTCTCGTCCTTGCCTACTTCTTCAGATTGCGTAGTCTTTGGCATTGGTAAAGAATTTGATTGTGATTGGATTGAAATCCTTTCTATCCAACGGGGAGATCAATCTTGGACACATAATGTCTATAATAACGTTTATTTACATCCCGGAAGGGAACCTGTGTATTTCCAGCTAACTTTTAACAATCCAGTTTTCTTCTGTGGAGTTTTCTATTCCTTAGACATCAACGGAATTTTGGGGGTATTTAAATTTGGGTCTGGCATAAGTTGGGAAGTCCTAGCCATGGTAGCCCCGCCAAATTGCGAGTTTATATACAAGAGTTTCTTGGTGGAGTGTGACGGAAAACTTATGTCTGTATTGTTAGGCCATTTAGGAAAATGGGTTCGTATtttcagattgaatgaaactgacaTGATCTGGGTTGAAGTCAAGCATCTGGGACAGCATATGTTGTGTATTAGCAATACATCTTGTGTCTCAGCAATGGCTCCGACTAGTCGCATGGAGAACAAAATCTACTTTCCGAGGTTGCATAATGAAGGGATTTTGTATTACTCTCTTGATACAG GCCTGGGAGGATGA
- the LOC113310418 gene encoding uncharacterized protein LOC113310418 isoform X4, protein MATSEELSADHQRNDEISLPPLSPRASAPWLVYQHGKNRKFQTFYNISDNPFNKSYNKFIPELSGKKFWQKNSHQGWLIGFSIYSRDPKFKYRKLFLWNPASLETIRLPMEPSDLVRHGRGYGIKDCVLSSPPQISKTSTGSSSSGKNVDFDSMVYILYVNGENLDVLVYCHPGEKKWRKHQFLGGHRRDHLTSMFFFKGKLFIMCSNYGYIEVAIQHGSDIEDAETLSVSDATGFNYNFLRELVVPGLERHRQLYYIESFGEVFQICRFYFPRGTYENCVTSILVAKLDFSSMTWEEVKSMDDYVFFLSENTQLSCLASELGLSKGYVYYTAHDEEISLYKYDLEDNSILLPLPCANLSAPCYAPEWLMISATPRFNHSVRTTDHVLGKDEHIHKVIRVTENRTVDKDGENKKQDVKEARPWIMLSDDHMVWLISNYLHPLDYVHLRGVSKKYRTMLDLRRSSSTRTVQTTDLSPWLVFPKHQAVYNYINPMHNKENYLMNIPNLLKGFRIRFSKGGWLLLSKGKTLFFYNPFTRSTVKLPVLPDSYHHYAFTGISFSSLPTSSDCVVFGIGKEFDCDWIEILSIQRGDQSWTHNVYNNVYLHPGREPVYFQLTFNNPVFFCGVFYSLDINGILGVFKFGSGISWEVLAMVAPPNCEFIYKSFLVECDGKLMSVLLGHLGKWVRIFRLNETDMIWVEVKHLGQHMLCISNTSCVSAMAPTSRMENKIYFPRLHNEGILYYSLDTV, encoded by the exons atGGCAACATCAGAAGAGTTATCAGCTGATCATCAGAGAAATGAtgaaatcagtctcccaccattATCACCGAGAGCATCAGCACCTTGGCTTGTCTACCAACATGGAAAAAATCGTAAGTTCCAAACTTTCTATAACATTTCTGATAATCCTTTTAACAAATCTTACAACAAATTTATACCAGAATTGAGTGGAAAAAAATTCTGGCAAAAAAATTCTCATCAAGGATGGTTAATTGGTTTTAGTATTTATAGCAGAGACCCAAAATTCAAGTATAGAAAATTGTTTCTATGGAATCCTGCTTCACTGGAGACCATACGCTTACCTATGGAACCATCAGATCTAGTTCGGCATGGTCGTGGTTATGGTATCAAAGATTGTGTTTTGTCTTCACCTCCTCAGATCAGTAAAACTAGTACTGGTAGTAGTAGCAGtggtaaaaatgttgattttgattCAATGGTTTATATCCTTTATGTTAATGGAGAAAATCTAGATGTTCTTGTTTATTGTCACCCTGgtgaaaaaaaatggagaaaacaTCAATTTCTTGGTGGGCATCGTCGAGATCATCTTACATCAATGTTCTTTTTTAAGGGCAAGTTATTTATAATGTGTTCGAATTATGGTTACATCGAGGTAGCAATACAACATGGTTCTGACATTGAGGATGCCGAAACTCTCAGTGTCAGTGATGCAACTGGTTTCAATTACAATTTCCTACGTGAATTGGTAGTACCAGGTTTGGAGCGGCATCGTCAATTGTATTATATTGAATCTTTTGGTGAAGTTTTTCAAATTTGTAGATTTTACTTTCCAAGAGGTACTTATGAAAACTGTGTAACCAGCATACTAGTAGCGAAATTGGATTTCTCTTCAATGACTTGGGAGGAAGTTAAAAGCATGGATGACTATGTATTCTTTTTGAGTGAGAATACACAACTGTCTTGCTTGGCCTCAGAATTGGGTTTGTCAAAGGGTTATGTGTATTATACAGCACATGACGAAGAAATCAGCTTGTACAAATATGACTTGGAAGATAATAGTATTTTACTTCCTTTACCATGTGCCAATCTATCAGCACCATGCTACGCGCCTGAGTGGTTGATGATTTCTGCAACTCCAAG GTTCAATCACAGTGTAAGGACAACAGACCATGTGTTGGGGAAGGACGAACACATACATAAAGTTATTAGGGTAACTGAAAACAGAACAGTTGATAAGGATGGTGAGAACAAGAAACAGGATGTTAAAGAAGCAAGACCATGGATCATGCTTAGCGATGACCATATGGTGTGGTTGATATCTAATTATCTGCATCCGTTGGATTACGTTCATTTACGTGGAGTCAGTAAAAAATATCGGACGATGTTAGATTTGAGAAGATCCTCATCTACTAGGACAGTGCAAACCACAGATTTATCCCCATGGCTGGTTTTTCCTAAGCATCAAGCCGTCTACAATTACATAAATCCAATGCATAATAAAGAGAACTACCTCATGAACATTCCCAATCTGTTAAAAGGTTTCAGAATTCGCTTTTCAAAAGGTGGGTGGTTGCTgttgtcaaaaggaaaaactttGTTCTTCTACAATCCCTTCACGAGATCTACCGTCAAACTTCCAGTCTTGCCAGATTCGTACCATCATTATGCTTTCACAGGTATCTCATTCTCGTCCTTGCCTACTTCTTCAGATTGCGTAGTCTTTGGCATTGGTAAAGAATTTGATTGTGATTGGATTGAAATCCTTTCTATCCAACGGGGAGATCAATCTTGGACACATAATGTCTATAATAACGTTTATTTACATCCCGGAAGGGAACCTGTGTATTTCCAGCTAACTTTTAACAATCCAGTTTTCTTCTGTGGAGTTTTCTATTCCTTAGACATCAACGGAATTTTGGGGGTATTTAAATTTGGGTCTGGCATAAGTTGGGAAGTCCTAGCCATGGTAGCCCCGCCAAATTGCGAGTTTATATACAAGAGTTTCTTGGTGGAGTGTGACGGAAAACTTATGTCTGTATTGTTAGGCCATTTAGGAAAATGGGTTCGTATtttcagattgaatgaaactgacaTGATCTGGGTTGAAGTCAAGCATCTGGGACAGCATATGTTGTGTATTAGCAATACATCTTGTGTCTCAGCAATGGCTCCGACTAGTCGCATGGAGAACAAAATCTACTTTCCGAGGTTGCATAATGAAGGGATTTTGTATTACTCTCTTGATACAG TGTGA
- the LOC113310418 gene encoding uncharacterized protein LOC113310418 isoform X1, with product MATSEELSADHQRNDEISLPPLSPRASAPWLVYQHGKNRKFQTFYNISDNPFNKSYNKFIPELSGKKFWQKNSHQGWLIGFSIYSRDPKFKYRKLFLWNPASLETIRLPMEPSDLVRHGRGYGIKDCVLSSPPQISKTSTGSSSSGKNVDFDSMVYILYVNGENLDVLVYCHPGEKKWRKHQFLGGHRRDHLTSMFFFKGKLFIMCSNYGYIEVAIQHGSDIEDAETLSVSDATGFNYNFLRELVVPGLERHRQLYYIESFGEVFQICRFYFPRGTYENCVTSILVAKLDFSSMTWEEVKSMDDYVFFLSENTQLSCLASELGLSKGYVYYTAHDEEISLYKYDLEDNSILLPLPCANLSAPCYAPEWLMISATPRFNHSVRTTDHVLGKDEHIHKVIRVTENRTVDKDGENKKQDVKEARPWIMLSDDHMVWLISNYLHPLDYVHLRGVSKKYRTMLDLRRSSSTRTVQTTDLSPWLVFPKHQAVYNYINPMHNKENYLMNIPNLLKGFRIRFSKGGWLLLSKGKTLFFYNPFTRSTVKLPVLPDSYHHYAFTGISFSSLPTSSDCVVFGIGKEFDCDWIEILSIQRGDQSWTHNVYNNVYLHPGREPVYFQLTFNNPVFFCGVFYSLDINGILGVFKFGSGISWEVLAMVAPPNCEFIYKSFLVECDGKLMSVLLGHLGKWVRIFRLNETDMIWVEVKHLGQHMLCISNTSCVSAMAPTSRMENKIYFPRLHNEGILYYSLDTGMYHSFRNEHSANDYGDSKEHLHCSWIEPNWSDISDYYLDWLNI from the exons atGGCAACATCAGAAGAGTTATCAGCTGATCATCAGAGAAATGAtgaaatcagtctcccaccattATCACCGAGAGCATCAGCACCTTGGCTTGTCTACCAACATGGAAAAAATCGTAAGTTCCAAACTTTCTATAACATTTCTGATAATCCTTTTAACAAATCTTACAACAAATTTATACCAGAATTGAGTGGAAAAAAATTCTGGCAAAAAAATTCTCATCAAGGATGGTTAATTGGTTTTAGTATTTATAGCAGAGACCCAAAATTCAAGTATAGAAAATTGTTTCTATGGAATCCTGCTTCACTGGAGACCATACGCTTACCTATGGAACCATCAGATCTAGTTCGGCATGGTCGTGGTTATGGTATCAAAGATTGTGTTTTGTCTTCACCTCCTCAGATCAGTAAAACTAGTACTGGTAGTAGTAGCAGtggtaaaaatgttgattttgattCAATGGTTTATATCCTTTATGTTAATGGAGAAAATCTAGATGTTCTTGTTTATTGTCACCCTGgtgaaaaaaaatggagaaaacaTCAATTTCTTGGTGGGCATCGTCGAGATCATCTTACATCAATGTTCTTTTTTAAGGGCAAGTTATTTATAATGTGTTCGAATTATGGTTACATCGAGGTAGCAATACAACATGGTTCTGACATTGAGGATGCCGAAACTCTCAGTGTCAGTGATGCAACTGGTTTCAATTACAATTTCCTACGTGAATTGGTAGTACCAGGTTTGGAGCGGCATCGTCAATTGTATTATATTGAATCTTTTGGTGAAGTTTTTCAAATTTGTAGATTTTACTTTCCAAGAGGTACTTATGAAAACTGTGTAACCAGCATACTAGTAGCGAAATTGGATTTCTCTTCAATGACTTGGGAGGAAGTTAAAAGCATGGATGACTATGTATTCTTTTTGAGTGAGAATACACAACTGTCTTGCTTGGCCTCAGAATTGGGTTTGTCAAAGGGTTATGTGTATTATACAGCACATGACGAAGAAATCAGCTTGTACAAATATGACTTGGAAGATAATAGTATTTTACTTCCTTTACCATGTGCCAATCTATCAGCACCATGCTACGCGCCTGAGTGGTTGATGATTTCTGCAACTCCAAG GTTCAATCACAGTGTAAGGACAACAGACCATGTGTTGGGGAAGGACGAACACATACATAAAGTTATTAGGGTAACTGAAAACAGAACAGTTGATAAGGATGGTGAGAACAAGAAACAGGATGTTAAAGAAGCAAGACCATGGATCATGCTTAGCGATGACCATATGGTGTGGTTGATATCTAATTATCTGCATCCGTTGGATTACGTTCATTTACGTGGAGTCAGTAAAAAATATCGGACGATGTTAGATTTGAGAAGATCCTCATCTACTAGGACAGTGCAAACCACAGATTTATCCCCATGGCTGGTTTTTCCTAAGCATCAAGCCGTCTACAATTACATAAATCCAATGCATAATAAAGAGAACTACCTCATGAACATTCCCAATCTGTTAAAAGGTTTCAGAATTCGCTTTTCAAAAGGTGGGTGGTTGCTgttgtcaaaaggaaaaactttGTTCTTCTACAATCCCTTCACGAGATCTACCGTCAAACTTCCAGTCTTGCCAGATTCGTACCATCATTATGCTTTCACAGGTATCTCATTCTCGTCCTTGCCTACTTCTTCAGATTGCGTAGTCTTTGGCATTGGTAAAGAATTTGATTGTGATTGGATTGAAATCCTTTCTATCCAACGGGGAGATCAATCTTGGACACATAATGTCTATAATAACGTTTATTTACATCCCGGAAGGGAACCTGTGTATTTCCAGCTAACTTTTAACAATCCAGTTTTCTTCTGTGGAGTTTTCTATTCCTTAGACATCAACGGAATTTTGGGGGTATTTAAATTTGGGTCTGGCATAAGTTGGGAAGTCCTAGCCATGGTAGCCCCGCCAAATTGCGAGTTTATATACAAGAGTTTCTTGGTGGAGTGTGACGGAAAACTTATGTCTGTATTGTTAGGCCATTTAGGAAAATGGGTTCGTATtttcagattgaatgaaactgacaTGATCTGGGTTGAAGTCAAGCATCTGGGACAGCATATGTTGTGTATTAGCAATACATCTTGTGTCTCAGCAATGGCTCCGACTAGTCGCATGGAGAACAAAATCTACTTTCCGAGGTTGCATAATGAAGGGATTTTGTATTACTCTCTTGATACAGGTATGTATCATTCTTTCagaaatgaacattctgctaatGATTATGGTGATTCTAAGGAGCACTTGCACTGCAGCTGGATTGAGCCTAATTGGTCAGATATCTCAGATTATTATCTTGACTGGCTTAACATCTAG